TTCGGAAGAGTGCGAAAATTTCCCAACTTTTCTCAATTCGTGTGTGTACTTTCTCCGATCCACATAAGCACTGAAATCCCGTCGGCTCTTCCATTAACAAAGATGTTGTTACATGTAGAATGTTGGGCTCTATCCTAAATCAAAACCCGAAGCACTATCCTCGAGACTTGACGTGCACGATTCGAGTCGGATCGTTACAATCACCGTACCGATAAATCTAAAAGAGCTCTGACGTTGTCTTGGTTTGTCGCATTTCCCTTGAATTTGATAGTAGTCGTCCATGCACGCATATCATGTGTAGAACTTGATGACTTTTGTTTTTTGCCCACTTGTTTTGCCCGGAATTGACTGGTTAAATGAGCCAACTTTACTGCTTCCCTCCTGGATTCGGAGCCGTCTTTTCCGTTTTAAGTACAAGATGGACGATAGAATACGCATATGGAGGCATTTAATCGTGAAGAGGACAGATGATTTTCATGAAGAAAACGAAACTGCCCTCGATTATTCGATGCTGTACTCGTCCGTTTAAACTCGCAAAGCCGGCAAGAAGAGCGCTCATCCCGGCATGCGTCGTGGCCTGTGTAATGTCTCGCAAAACATGAGACTCCAGCTAAAGAACGGGACTCACGCAGTGTTTCACGACCCTTCAATTATCATGTGTATGTGGGGAGTCTTCCATTGTTAAATGTTACATCAGTGTACGATGTGGTTCCGATGTTTAACTGCTAGAGAGACGATCAAAGACTAGATGAAGATGATTATCAGTGAGAAGTATATGGGCATGTCTGGTCATGGAATTCATAAGCAAACCCCGGCCGGAGCACGGTGGAGGCAGCTGAAGAAGCGGAGCCCAACCGCGACTCTGgttatcgtcttcttcctcttccttttggTCGGCGCTCTGGTTTTCGCCGTTTGGATCAAAGCAGTAAGTAGACATGACAGGCCCGCATTTGACGCAACCCGTCACTGCATACCGAATTTCGTTTCAATTAGGAGATGATTAGTACTCTTTACCGAAATATGGAACAGTGCGATTTTCCTAGATCCGATGGAAGCCACGTTAATTACATTCCTTTTGCATTTCCAGTTTCAATCACTCTTTTCAGGTGCTTATCCAAGATCAATCTTCACAACTTCAAAAGTACCAAAGAAACCAGAATTCCCACTACAATGCACAAACCATAACCTCGCCCAGACATGTCCAAGAAACTACCCGACCACTCGAAACCTCACCAAGCAATCTCAAAACCATGCATCAACGAGTCAATGCCCGTCATACTTCGTATGGATCCACGAAGATCTGCGGCCTTGGAAGGAGACCGGGATCACGAGGGACATGGTCGAGAGAGCGCGCAAGACAGCGCATTTCCGGCTCGTGATCCTCGACGGGAGGGCCTACGTCGAGAAGTATAGGCCGGCGCTACAAACTAGGGACTTGTTCACCTTGTGGGGCATACTGCAACTCCTTAGGCGGTACCCCGGAAGATTGCCTGATTTGGAGCTGATGTTCGACTGCGACGATCGTCCGCTCATCCTAATGAAGGACTATCGACGCCCCCGATCGGGACCGCCACCATTATTCCGTTACTGCGGGGATGGGAAGACGTTCGACATAGTTTTTCCAGATTGGTCTTTTTGGGGATGGTGATTAGATTCAACTTTCACTCACTCTATAAGAACATAGCAAATAACTCTCAATTTTTAAATGAGTCATTCTGATGAGAATGATGTGCTTGGTACATATATGTAGGGTGGAGACAAACATCAAACCATGGGCACATGTGCTGAAGGACATACAAGAAGGTAATAAGAGGATTAAGTGGGAAGATAGATTGCCCTATGCTTACTGGAGAGGGAACCCTAATGTGGCCCCCACCAGAAGAGACCTCCTCAAATGCAATGTCACAGATAAATATGACTGGAATACCCGATTATTTATTCAGGTAAACATCCTTTGATTTATATGTCAAAGCACAAGAGGAAAGGAAATTGTATATGCCGTGTCGACTTTGATGAACATCGCGTGTGAAATCCACGTACTATATATGAACTTATGCGAACTCGGTACTCGTATGGTCTATTAGGCCTCTAACACATGTTAGGAGTATCAATCTCTTATGGCAGGATTGGGAGGAACAATCCAAACAAGGGTACAATCAATCCAATCTAGAGGACCAATGCACACATCGGTACGCATTATAGAGTTGATTAGTTGCTCGCTTTTGCTTTTCCTCGGTAAGACAGCTTTCACGAGCGTCTGTTCTTGTCGGATTTCGGCAGCTACAAGATATACATTGACGGGTGGGCGTGGTCCGTAAGCGAGAAGTATATCCTGGCATGCGATTCTATGACTCTGTTAGTACGTCCAGATTACTATGATTTCTTCACCAGAGGAATGGTCCCCTTGCAACACTACTGGCCAATTAGGCCCAACTCCAAATGCACCTCCCTCAAGTTTGCCGTGGAATGGGGCAACAATCACACCggcaaggtctctctctctctctctctctcttaaccGTCGATCCCTATTCACGTGCCAAATTTAGGTCGTCGACTCGCGTCTATTGTTATAACTTATGGAATGATCAATGAtcaaaatttgttaaatgtaCCGATTGTTTGATCAAATCCAAATCAATGTTAAACCGAATCATCTTAGACCGTATCTTTTTGTGCCAGGCAAAGAACATAGGAAATGGTGGGAGCCAATTCGTATTCAATGAGCTGAAGATGGAGTATGTGTACGACTACATGTACCATGTGCTGAGCGAGTATGCAAGGCTACTGACATACAAGCCGAGCATACCGCCGAAGGCAGTCGACTTATGCTCCGAGGCAATGGCATGCCCGTCGAATAGGACATACAGGAGGTACATGGAGGAGTCCATGGTGATGTCCCCAAGCGAAGGAGCCCCATGCACTCTCCCTCCTCCATTCGACACTCCTTCGCTCCAAGCCTTCAGCGAGAAGAAGGCTCATTCCACTTGGCAAGTTGAGATGATGGAGAATGACTATtggcaaaaagtcaacagcaAGGACAaggacaagaacaagaacaagaacaagaacaagaacaagaacaagaacaagaacaagagcaTGAACACAAGCCTCCTCTAGGGGGTAAAATTCCCTTTTGATAGTTTGACTTTGTTTTGACATTTTCTAGTGGTTGAGTTGTTTGGGTCGGGGCCAACAAGAAAGTTGAGGGGCACTTGTTTGAGATTCTATAATTTCCCTTTTGAGGGTCGGTCATTGTTGAGCTTCTAGTGAAAACTTAAAGCAATTCCTAAAGATTGTGGAAACGTGGATAAGGGTTTGAgcctgatctctctctctctcttgctcgctCTGGCCAAGTGCCAACAATGTATATACACTCTCCTTGAGACTGAGAAGGAATGACGAAATTATTCTTTAAATCCAAATAACCCACAAAGAACATACAGAAGAAGCAAAATTTGCTGCTCACTGGGATACATAGAAAGATTATTAGCTCATAAAATCAAGGGTATTCATTCGTTCAGAGAGCTCGCGCTTTGATGATGTCCATGCTCATCTCGCTGGGGTCAGTAGCTTGCAACTCCACTTGAATGCCATCTAATTCCCTCTTGAATCTGTCTTTAGAGCTCGCATATAGCATCTTACTCCTCACTCTCGATGTGTCTGGCGACCTGTCCATCCCCCACCAAAAGAACCCAAAAACAATTGTTAAGCGAATATCTGAATAGTACGAACCGCTCCGAAGCAAGGCCAGATATAATTTGATCCTTGTGAGCAAATAGATCACATTATGAGGTGGGTTCATTAAGTCACATTTCACAGATATAAACGAGTCAATGACTAAGAATAACGACACAAAATAATCATGCTGTGGTTATATCCAAGCATGTAGAATATGCCTATGTCAATATCATGGTTGTCGTGACCCTTCATCTTATTTGCCATCCCAATTTGTCATGGCCAGAAAGTTATGTCTTTATAGTCAAGATTGCACTAAATTTCTTCATAATTGGTGATGACGACATCATAACGATGCAGCAAGTGGGAATAGGAGCTGGTTATACACAAACATACGCAACATGACACGAACGCATGCTCGGAATTGAGAGTTTTCCCGTTACCAGGCGATGAAGAAGATCTTGCTCTTTTGACAGTTCTCGTCGGTGGTGAAGTCGAAGTCAAAAACAGCGTATCGGCACTCATCGGGTGGCATACATGCGGTGAAATCGTCGTAGGTCTCCTCGGGACTCCCGACCTTCTCCACGGCAACTTGTTGGATCTTCTCATCGATCTTGAACACGATGAACCGGTGATTCCTCTTTGCTTTTAGCTCCAAGAACTTCAGCTTGCACTCGTCGTGCACCGCCATTCCCGATGCCGAGTTTGCCTGCAAATTTTCGTCTCACTAACTTGCGAAAGCCAAAGGTTTATATGATTGTTTCTAGAGTGATGATACAAATGGGCCAGACGGAACACATTTTCCGCATGAATGTGAACCAATTGTTCTTCGCCATTCAGCATTTTGATAGACTATATGTGCAAGTAACTCTCTCCTAAGTAGAAATTATCCGAGTTAACAATCGACGATGGCAACTAGATCGCACATTTCTTTGTATCTTCATGCACGGGTGCGCTCGGGTATGCCGAGGAATCAAATGAAACAGGCCGCGTTTCTCGCAAAGCGAGGCAAGAAAATCTCGGCCATACAAAGTCCTAGCTAATCCGCCTATCAATATGTTCGCCGGCCGAGCCATGCTCTCGGGCGAAACAACGAGCACCTACATCGACCAAATTTCGAATGCCATCCGGCAAATATGGAATAATTGGACGAATTGATATTGATCATGGGATTTCTAGCCTCTACATCTCCTGAAGAAGCAAATcatcgaaacaaaaaaaaaaaaagtgggcgtTGCGAGGGACATACCATTCTGTGCACCAGACAGGAGGAGAGAAGTCCTTAGAGAGGAAGATGAAAGCAATACGAGGGTAAATGTATCAAGAATGAGATCAGATCCAACCctagaagaaggaggaggagaaagagagaccCGTGATTTTGGAGATGGGACATGAACAAGGCTTTGAGTTTTgagggaggaagaaagagattgGAGGGGAGATTTTCTTGGGACAAAACAAGGGTTGCTATTCATTCCGGCCTCCCTAACCAACCATTGCCCTCGGTCATCACATTCCCTTGTTGATGTTGCCACgttgttttgtttattt
The sequence above is drawn from the Rhodamnia argentea isolate NSW1041297 chromosome 9, ASM2092103v1, whole genome shotgun sequence genome and encodes:
- the LOC115748586 gene encoding O-glucosyltransferase rumi homolog codes for the protein MKMIISEKYMGMSGHGIHKQTPAGARWRQLKKRSPTATLVIVFFLFLLVGALVFAVWIKAFQSLFSGAYPRSIFTTSKVPKKPEFPLQCTNHNLAQTCPRNYPTTRNLTKQSQNHASTSQCPSYFVWIHEDLRPWKETGITRDMVERARKTAHFRLVILDGRAYVEKYRPALQTRDLFTLWGILQLLRRYPGRLPDLELMFDCDDRPLILMKDYRRPRSGPPPLFRYCGDGKTFDIVFPDWSFWGWVETNIKPWAHVLKDIQEGNKRIKWEDRLPYAYWRGNPNVAPTRRDLLKCNVTDKYDWNTRLFIQDWEEQSKQGYNQSNLEDQCTHRYKIYIDGWAWSVSEKYILACDSMTLLVRPDYYDFFTRGMVPLQHYWPIRPNSKCTSLKFAVEWGNNHTGKAKNIGNGGSQFVFNELKMEYVYDYMYHVLSEYARLLTYKPSIPPKAVDLCSEAMACPSNRTYRRYMEESMVMSPSEGAPCTLPPPFDTPSLQAFSEKKAHSTWQVEMMENDYWQKVNSKDKDKNKNKN
- the LOC115748637 gene encoding actin-depolymerizing factor, which encodes MANSASGMAVHDECKLKFLELKAKRNHRFIVFKIDEKIQQVAVEKVGSPEETYDDFTACMPPDECRYAVFDFDFTTDENCQKSKIFFIAWSPDTSRVRSKMLYASSKDRFKRELDGIQVELQATDPSEMSMDIIKARAL